TCTAACCAAAAAAAAAGGGGGAGCCCAACCATCATGGCATCTAGTGAGGGGTTTGTTGCCtttcttattgtattagagtatACCCCGCGCGTCGCTATGGAGATCGCAAATAATATAGAATGAAATTAAGTGAAAATAGCATGTATAACTTGCATTAAGAAGTTAGAAGTTAGTGGGATAACATTGCTAATTACTGGGAGATGATGTGGACAATTAGTGAAAGATGATGTGGATTGCTTATATGTTAAGATAGAACTTAGTGAGGATTAATTTTATaaaagatatagatatagatagtcACGCACTACGCACTCATGGCGCATGCAGCACATCCGGCAAGGAAGTGCCTGCAAATTTCTTTTCTTTCCGCATTTCAAATTTTTTCCTTCCCATATGGGGCACGCGCCACACGATGCGGGATGCGGCGCCACGCCCCGTTGCGCAGCCAGCGGCCGGCTAAAGAACCACCCTCCCCCCTAAGGCTTTGTTTGGCTATATACAAATCCACCCCAATCCACATGGTTTAGGAGGGATTGAGATGGAATTTGTGcgcagccaaacaagccctaacaGGCGTCAACAATTGCCGTGATGCAGCTTGGTTTTACGCTACTATATGCAGGAGCTTTGTCCTACGTGCCAATTATTCAGTTTCAGTGGTTAAGCAAGCTGACGCCACTCACATTGAATTGAACTACCTCTCTGTCCCTCCACCATCCCTCTAGTTAGCTTACATCAAAGGATCCAAGCAAATTCCGTTCACATAGATATAGCATCACTGTATCCGACTGTGATCTATTTGAAAAGTTCAGTTTATAGCTCCGTTTGAGAAATTGTATGGCTCGAGTGTGAAAGTTCAGCGAATTGATGCAAATATGAGTAGTTCATGACAAGCTTGTTAATCCTGAATCTGTCCTGAAAGATGGGGAAAAAATAATTCTTTCACGGAATCAATTTGGTCATGCAAGTTAGACTGAGTTCGTGCTAACCTTGATAATTGTGAGTAATGATAGAGTGATCAGTTTTTGCATTCAATTCAGAAGTTTACCAGGCACCATTATTATTTCCCTGAACAAACACTGTAGCTAAGCAGGAGTAGCAGCTGCAACAAAAACAAAACTACTAGAATATTGTTTAGCTCGGATGAGATAAAATGATTTGGACTACAATCCTGAACTATGAACGAAATCCAACAACAGCTTCAGGTCTTGCAATTAGTATCACGATGATGAACAGCAATATAACCGAGCATTATCAGATTACAAGCAGGAAAAAATAATTTTGAATATTATTTGGAGGTTACATCAGTATCAGTACTCAAACAAGGAAATTATTTGGAGGTTACATTATGCTTCAGTATGATGTTTTAAATAGTATACTACCTATATGATTCTATGCACCAATTTACTTGTCAGTTTAGGGCATGGATGTAGTCTTCCATCATTAACTTGTGAATTGGTAAGGAGCAACGTCAACAAACAActcaaaaagataaaaaaaaaggaaGCAACAGTGAAAGAGGGGCAAAAAAGTGGCAGGCATCACTTTTGCCCTTTCTAATTAATATTTGTACTTGTTAAGAATGCATTCATTAGGAAGTCTACCCCCAAAATAGTCAAAGAGAGGTCATCTTAGTAAAGGCATtgactttttttatttgattcatCAGGAAAATGTAATGATTGATAGtgtatatattaatatatataggTCTGTCATGAATTTCTTTTATTTCACTTTCTTAGAACACAGATGAATTACCTGCTTGTTTGATTTTTCTGAATGGTGTCAAGAAAGTTTGTATTGATGCTTGAATAGAAAACTTCATTGATACAGTCAGAATAAGAGTTTTCACAATTGCATGTTTATCAGCCATTAATAATTGTAATATATATAGTAGGATGGGCATGCATGCACTGGATAGGGGGGTGTCAGACCATACTCCTTTGCTGTTAGACACGGACGCACAAGCTTTTACAGGAAATGGGAAACAATTTAAGTTAGAACTTTCTTGGTTTCAGCGAGACAATTTCTATGATCGTGTTGTAGAAATTTGGAATAGACCAGTGAGAGGCAACAATCCAGTACAAAAGTGGAACAACAAGTTGAGTGCCCTACATAGACACCTAAGAGGCTGGGCTGCAAACAAGGTAGGCCTGTATAAAActcaaaaacaaagtttgcaAGCAACCATTAATCAACTTGATGTGGAGGCTGAAGCTAGACACCTTTCTGAAGTAGAGCAAAATGATCTTGCTCTTGCTCGGGAACATCTAGCTCAGCTCCTTAGAGAAGAGGAAATAAAATATTTCCAAAGAGCCAAGGTCAAGGATGTTCTGCTAGGAGATAATAATACAAGGTACTTTCAACTCGTGGCCAATGGCAAACATAGAAGAAAACTAATTTTCTCTCTGGATCAAACTGAAGGAAAGATAGACgggcaacaaaatcttaaaaaattacaTTACCAATTTTTATAAAGAGCTATTTGGGCCACCTGAGGAGTCTCTGTATGCCTTAGATAGCTCAAAATTTGGAGATATACAACAAGTTACAAGGGAAGAAAATGATTTCCTAACCTCCCCTTTTACTGAAAAGGAAGTCCGAGATGCTATTTTTGCAATGGAACGTAACAAGGCACCTGGCCCAGATGGTTTCCCAGCTGAGTTCTATCAAAAGTTTTGGGACACCATAAAAGGAGACCTTATTCTAATGTTCCATAGTCTCCACAGCGGTGATCTACCATTGTTTAGCTTAAACTTTGGTATAATAACACTCATTCCGAAGGTTCTAGAGGCCACTTGGATGCAACAATTTCGACCTATTTGCCTCCTTAATGTTAGCTTTAAAATCTTCACTAAGGTGGCCACGAATCGCATCAATACGGTGGCCGACCATGTTATTAGTCCGACCCAATCGACATTCTCATGGCAGGACACAACATCCTTGAAGGAGTTGTTATCCTCCATGAGACGATTCATGAACTTCATcaaaagaatttaaatggggatATTTTCAAAATAGACTTTgaaaaggcttatgacaagataagATGGCCTTTTCTATTCCAAACATTACGTATGAAAGGCTTTTCTCCCAAATGGATCCAATGGGTGCAAACCTTCATATCGGGCAGCAGTgtagcaatcaatgtaaatgatgAGGTTGGACATTTCTTCCAAACAAAGAAAGGACTTCGACAAGGAGACCCTTTGTCGCCTCTTCTATTTAACATTGTAGCTGATATGTTGGCCATACTTATCAAGAGAGCCATCTCCGCTCTCCATCTTTGGCAAGCAAGAAACCTGAAATAGAGAATGACAATATTTGAAGATCTAATTAAAGGAGTTGTTTGAGTTTTTTTCCACCAAAATCTACATTTCTATCATTATGGAAGATATAAAGAGACTCTTGGAGTTGCTCGGCAGATCTAACACCAGAATAGATAGCATTCAAGCCTCCCTAATAATACTTCTCATAGTATGGAGCCTCTCAAAAGCCCTCCTACAAATTATTAGTAATGGAAACTTTAAAGAAGGGGCTATAGGTAGAAGGTAAGAAGAATGAGCCCCTCAATGTCTTGCTCTATATTTGCTCCTTCATCCTCTTTGAATTTGAGGCGGGTCCATATAGTGCTCTAATGGATTGGGGCATCTATGCAACGGGTCGACCTGAACTGTTCCTAACATGAGTGGTACTTTCATCTACTAGTCTTGATAGTTGTATGGTGGGCTGCTGGTGGGTGAGGGGCCACCGACATCGGCACCGATGAGAAAAAGagggcgccgccaccgccgccgtatgCCCCCGTCATCAAGAATAGTCACTGCAGCCGCACTTTCGTGGACGAGGACACCACCATCTGTGCCATGGAGGAGAGCGCCAGTGTTGGTGTGGGCGAGGCCAGTGAGGGGGAAATTGAAGGAAagggagagaggaggaagaagaaaggggcaaaaaggacattTCACCGCTCTTCTGTAACCTCCTGAGCCAGAAATCAATATTTTAATGCGTTCAGTGTCCTTCAGCAAATTTGGTAAGAATAAAAGTGTCCACTAGCAAATTGCTCCATTTTCGATGTCCACTAGCAAAGGGAGGTCACTTTCAGTGTCCAAGAGCAAATTTTGCCTTTTATCTGTCGCTCGCCCCTATGTCGCTCTTGTGGAAGGGCGACTCAGGAGGCGCCACAATAGCCACTGCCAGACACCCACCTACACAATAGCCACAATCGCTGTTGCCACAGCCCCAACAACTGTGAGGATGGCGGTGGTGGGGCTGTCCTCTCCCCTATGAGTCTAGAGGTGGCCATGGCGACGAGTTGGACACCCGACTTGTTTCAGTGCTCCTATGTCAAATATGGTACTCCTTTCATCGGATATGGCTACCTCACCTACAGATCTAGTGGCGCTAGGTGGTGGGAGCCCAACCGGAGTTTTGCGAATGGCGCGCTAGATAAAGGGGCACCAATGACGCCCCAGGCGACCGTCCTCCCCAGTTGCGGCCGAGGCTAGCACGGGCTTGGCGCCATGGTAGTGGAGGAGATGGTGGTGGCAACAGCGCTAGAGGTGGGTGGGGTAGATGTACGCTCCCGACACTCCACTCGCTGATGCCAAGCCTCGACCGCGTCAACAACTATGGTTCGGATGCGGCTGTGCAAAAGAATGGCACAACGACACCTCATTTCTGTTGGTTCCACGGCAATGGGGTGCCCGTCCATGTTGTCCTCGGCATTTGGTGAACAATGACAACCCTTGCAAGGGTGTGTAGCGGAAGCAGAGGTGGTGGCAGAGTGAGTTGGTGAGGCAGACCCAGATAGCCTATGACTAGATCTTTGTTGTTGCGCCTCGATCTATGCTTGAGGGAAGTATGTAGCGGAGCAACGCTGGGTGTTGCGTATGGAGTCATCGAGGTCTCCTGCAGGTGGTGTCCTGCTCGAGTTGGCGACTAAACGGGTGGCAAAAGGTGAAGGAGAGGTTTTAGCAACTAGTGGCTATGCAAAGGCTCGCCTCAGCAGGGTGGTTGTGGGCAAGCGTAGCGACAATGTTAAGCATCCCCCATGCGTGGTGATGGCGGCACCAAGCGGGAGAGGAGCGGCGAGGGATCCTACTGGTGCAGCAACTACAATGTTGAGTTGGCGAAGGCCGAAGCCACGACGACAGACAATAGCAGAAGCAGAATATGCACGATCGCCATGTTTGGGTGGCTTTGTGCCCATCCCGAGGTCAACCGTGTTGCCATGGCGTAATTGCGAGCAGTAACAACGACAACTCAACTCAAGGCTGTGGAAGGCTACGGAAGTGTGCTAGTGACGGTGGAGATCATATCACATACGTCTGGTAGGTGGCCCTATAGTTGCACACGTGTCAGCTAGCCCGTTTGCAACGCACCGTGGCACTTGGTCTTGCTTACAGTGTGGTACAACGTCAGAAGATGACACTTGCAGCAACAGCGGCATGGGGCAACCTCAGCTTGCAGCGGCCTACAGCGGGTAGCCCAACATGGATACAACTTCTTTGGTGTGGGACATCATCGACAGATGGCGCAAACGGGGTGATGTACCGGCACGCTAGTGGTGACCGTGGGTGCTTTTGTGTCTCTGGTGGTGTTTGGTGGCTATGATTGTGATTTAGTTGGTCTCCGGTGGCGGCTGTGTAGAAGGTGGAGTTCTTGAGATTTTGTAGCATGCACCATGTACTATATACGTACATTTTCGATGACAATACAAAAATGGATCCATGACATGGTGTCTAATAGCTGATGTGTGGTGAGGCCCCCGTGCGTTGTGGTTTCTTTCAAGGCGATGAGAGTGAGGCGTTGTTGCTGCTGACCGGTCATAGAGTTTTAGTTGTCACTCCTTTTCTGTTTGTTTTCCTCTTTTGTGTAGTAGGTAGCTAGTCTGCGGAGGCTGTTTGTTGAGTTTTATCGTGACTATGTTATTATGCGTTGGCGTTGTTGCTAACCGGTCATAGAGTTTTAGTGGTCGTTGTTTTTCTCTTTTGTGTAGGTAGCCTGGCAGGGCTGTTTGTTCGTATTTTCCGCTATATCAATAAAAACATGCATCATATATACGTGTCATTTTGTTACAAAAAATGCATGTGTAGCTAGTGCGATGGGCTCACACTAGCTAATTTTTATACACGGCAATTTATTCATGTAACTGCACGCAACGCACACGCACAGTAGCCGTGATCCCATCGGAATCGGATGGCATGGTGGTAGCTCACACATGCACAGCGCGTGCATGCGCGGCAGTGGGGGTGTGGGGGCAGCCGTACAAGGACGCGCACGGCCTTCCGGTGATGGGCCTTCCCTGGGCGGCGCAGTTGCCGTGCAGGCACACCGGCTTGTTCGGGTCCAAGGCGCCGTAGCTGATGCCGCGAGGATCGCCCGCCCCAGCTAGCAGGCCGCCGAGATCCGGCGCCACCTCGTCCTCCACCATGCGCCGCTGCTGCCACTTGTTAAGGGCACCGCCAGAGACGTCGGGGACACTTGCCCCGGGGGCGCGGATGATGATCATCCTGCCGCTGTActtgtcggcggcggcggccaccgaAACGGCAGATGTGGCGACAAGAAGGGTGACGGCGGTggcgaggaggagggcggcgAGGGGCAGGCATGTGCCAGCCATCCTGCTCCTGCACTGGTTTAGTTTGCTTCTTCGTTCCTACCTCCTAAGGCATGCTCCGGGTGCTTCACTAGCTGCTTCTTATATATATTTTGAGCCCGGCCAAGGCCAACACAGAGTATGCATGACTGGAATCACATCACTAACCGATCCAAATTAAATATATATCGAATAAACAACAGATGGAGCACTCACAAATTGGCTGATGATAGGTTGTCTAGGTTCAGAGATGGAGCAATGTAACGACGACATAGTGCATACACAGTGGGAACATATGATTAAAAGGTGCCCCTAGCTTGGGCCTTGGTGCTGGCTGCAATTGAACAGCATGCCTATGCTTTCGATCGTGCGCCAACACTGACATAAGGAGCAAACGGGCCAGGCTAGCGCTGCTTACTTCATCCGGAACGTCTACCTGACGACATGCCACTTGTTGTGCAAAGGCTGCTGACAGGCGGCCAATGACTGACAACATCATATAAATTTCCAAGTGGCATACCGCATACAAAACTGTTgcataataataatattatatggtatactccctccgtccctaaatatgtGTCGCTTTTAAAATGGTTTTCGTGCTGTaaatttgactagatttgtagaaaatacgtacaacatttatatctctaaataaatttataatGAAAACAGATTCACTACTGGACTCgctctggccctcggcaaaggaccagaaaccctcggcaaaggctttgccgagggctgccctcggcaaaggcccctcggggaatttttagacggcgaaggggtctttgccgagggccctttatcgggcactcggcaaagcctttgccgagggccaggacggccctcggcaaagaaaagaagccgtcacgcgccggcgccgttggcggtttctttgccgagggccgaccctcgacaaagaaatgattttttttttgaattttttttgctgagggccagccctcggcaaataaatttttttatttttttaaaaaaaacctttgccgagggcctcctccctggccctcggcaaagaaattttcaggatttttcccaaaaaaaatctttgccgagggctattgccagggccctcggcaaaggttttttttaaaaaaaatttgtttgctgagggccggccctcggcaaagaaatagttttttttgaaatttttttaaaaaaaacctttgccgagggcctgctccctggctctcggcaaagaaattttcaggatttttcccaaaaaaatctttgccgagggctattgctagggccctcggcaaagaggcagaaattaaaaaaaatgttttttgcattccatcgacacaagcatttcatatatatacatatatatatatatatcacacagaacccattttctcacaatatatcacaaccataattgtgaaccacaaatcacaatatattacaacgacaagtcacatgttcatcatcattcacatgtttattacgacaagttcatgaaatccaagcacaagtcagaaccataaaccacaaatattacaataaagtacATTTGGTGATGTAGTCAGTTGTCGCATCCTCCTTGGAACGTAATGCAGTATGACACTTTAAAGAAATAGTTAGGACTTCACAGCAATCATTTTCCAACACAAACTTGCTTCAAGTTCCCATAAAAGTACCAACATATTGAAGAACTAAGCACAAGCACAAACAGGGTTGCTTATGGTAAACTgacatggacaagtttcatcTGCCACTTCATTTTGTTTGTTACATAGATGTGAAATTTCTTGAACTGTGGATTTGAATGGCAAAACAAACATTGTTTAGAATACGGTGTTGCGCTTTGACATGGTTCTTGTCAGCTGGGCAGCTACACCAAAATCACCTGTTTTGCCATTGTTGTGGTGACACAGCATGCCCACAGAGTCAGGACATGCAGAAATATGAGTGCTAAGAAACGTAAACTAAAATTTTTAAAGAAAACAAATGCGCTTACCCAACTTCACCTCGCCTTGCTCAGTTAGAAGAATGTTACCACCCTTATGAAATTTAAAAATCGAGTGCAGGTAAGCAAGGCCCTGGAGAAGAAAATAAGCACGCAAAAGTTCAATATCCAAAAACATTTAGTTGCCCCACAAGGCAACAAATACTTCAAATATGATGCAACTATGTTAGAACCTTTAGTGCTTCTCTACATATATAAGCTATTTGGGATTCATCAAGAGGGTCCTCTCTGCTAACTCTACAATAAAATACAAAATAAGatgaaaattataaaaaatataaaacgaACAACCAGAATATCATAAAGACTCAAGGAACAAAACCCTGCAAAGAAAGCCGAGAGTGCAGGTGTGGATTTCATCTATGAAACATGAGACAAACAGTTGCTTTCTGACGCTAAGATACTACAGAATGATTATCTGTTGGTCTACCTGTTGGTGTAGGGCAGTAATAAAATGCATTGACGTCAATATCTCTCCAAAAATTAATATTACATTGGTTGAAAGAATATCAACAAGATCTTGAACTGTAGAGCATATGGAGAACTATTTTTTTTTCCAACACCAACAAGATGATTCCAGGGATATTTAATTTGGATCAGGTATGGACACATGCATTTCCCTCGTCCCTAAACATTAGCCTACTTATCCAGCTATGGATTTAGTTGTTAAATCAGATAAAAACAACTACCAAGGCATTGTGAGGAGAAAACTAAAGCAACATAATCCATGCAAATGAAGTATGAAGGCGAGGCCGTCATTGCAAATATGAAGAAAAAAACTACCAGTGTGATGCTATGTTTCACTGTGAAAACAAACAATTTTAAACGCGTTGATTTTATTGTCACATATTAGCCAGGATTTTGTCCCTTCCATGTTGATTCTAAATGTCATCTAATCAATCGTACAAGGGGTGTATCAGTTGGGTATGCAGAGGAGCAATCTAGAGCTAACATCAAAAGCCTGATATCAAACATTCATTTTTTTATTACATCTATATCTATATGATCATAATTTCGTGGCCACATTGCTAGCAGAATTGCATTTCCAATTACGAGGCAATCACATCTCTGGGGCGCAAcaataaggccccgtttagatcccacccaaaatccaaattttttcaagattctccgtcacatcaaatcttgcggcacatgcatggagcattaaatgtaggtaaaaataataactaattgcacagtttgcctgtaattggcgagacgaatcttttaagcctaaatagtccataattggacaatttttgccaaatacaaacgaaagtgctacattagccaaaagccaaaaattttcgcatctaaacggggcctaacaaGATCATGTagttataaaaaaaaaacaagatcaTGTGATCTACTTGCTACAAGCATAAAGCAGCTGAATTCAATTCCTCCACCAGCATTCATCATTCATCCAATCGTTTAGGCCTACTTACTGATCAACATGGTGCAATAACTTCTGGCACAAAGGGGTCAGACAGTAGAAGCAACGGAGTAAAGAGTAAAGAAGCTCTCGATCTGCGCTCAGACGAACGAGAGCGCCTCGTAAGCGGCGATGAAGGCGCCACAGTTCTCCATCGCCACCTCCTACATCTGCCACCGCACCCGCTCCGCGTCGACCCTCAGAAGCTCTGGCTCCTATAATCTCCCACCAAACCAACGAAGCCGGAATCACCATCGACACCAATCAGAGGTCGCGAAGCAAGTGTAGGCGTACTACCTTGTGGAGGCGCTCGATGgagaaggagaggatctcgcagaCGTAGGGCTGGTAGGCGGCGCCGGGAAGCGGGCGCCCCATGTCGGCAGGGGTGTCCGAGGAGGAGCTCGAATCCGGCGTGTGGCGGTGCCTCGTGTCGAGGAGGTCCATGGCGAGCGGTGCGAGATCACGCTCCTTCCTTCTCCTCCACAGCTTCCTGCAAGCCCACGGCGGCGGCGCCCACCCCTTTGGCAGTTCATGCGTTGAGGCTGCGGCGGAGGGACCCCATGGTCTCCATCTGCGGTGGGGGTGGTGGGTGGGCGGGGCGCGCGGGGCGGCCAGGCGCGCTGCGGCGGGCCGCGCGGGGCGGCGGGGCGAGCAGGGGCGGCCGGGCTGGCGGGGTGGCGTATGGATTTGGGCCAGGCCGCTGACCGATTTAGGGTtgaaccctttgccgagggcccatatccagggccctcggcaaagattttttattttttttttaaattttctttgctgagggccattggccaggccctcggtaaagatcccctttgccgagg
This region of Miscanthus floridulus cultivar M001 unplaced genomic scaffold, ASM1932011v1 os_2615_1_2, whole genome shotgun sequence genomic DNA includes:
- the LOC136535190 gene encoding uncharacterized protein, which translates into the protein MAGTCLPLAALLLATAVTLLVATSAVSVAAAADKYSGRMIIIRAPGASVPDVSGGALNKWQQRRMVEDEVAPDLGGLLAGAGDPRGISYGALDPNKPVCLHGNCAAQGRPITGRPCASLYGCPHTPTAAHARAVHV
- the LOC136535184 gene encoding uncharacterized protein, whose translation is MDLLDTRHRHTPDSSSSSDTPADMGRPLPGAAYQPYVCEILSFSIERLHKGLAYLHSIFKFHKGGNILLTEQGEVKLGDFGVAAQLTRTMSKRNTVF